One Arvicanthis niloticus isolate mArvNil1 chromosome 13, mArvNil1.pat.X, whole genome shotgun sequence genomic window carries:
- the Tuba1b gene encoding tubulin alpha-1B chain — protein sequence MRECISIHVGQAGVQIGNACWELYCLEHGIQPDGQMPSDKTIGGGDDSFNTFFSETGAGKHVPRAVFVDLEPTVIDEVRTGTYRQLFHPEQLITGKEDAANNYARGHYTIGKEIIDLVLDRIRKLADQCTGLQGFLVFHSFGGGTGSGFTSLLMERLSVDYGKKSKLEFSIYPAPQVSTAVVEPYNSILTTHTTLEHSDCAFMVDNEAIYDICRRNLDIERPTYTNLNRLISQIVSSITASLRFDGALNVDLTEFQTNLVPYPRIHFPLATYAPVISAEKAYHEQLSVAEITNACFEPANQMVKCDPRHGKYMACCLLYRGDVVPKDVNAAIATIKTKRSIQFVDWCPTGFKVGINYQPPTVVPGGDLAKVQRAVCMLSNTTAIAEAWARLDHKFDLMYAKRAFVHWYVGEGMEEGEFSEAREDMAALEKDYEEVGVDSVEGEGEEEGEEY from the exons ATG CGTGAGTGCATCTCCATCCACGTTGGCCAGGCTGGTGTCCAGATCGGCAATGCCTGCTGGGAGCTCTACTGCCTGGAACATGGCATCCAGCCTGATGGCCAGATGCCAAGTGACAAGACCATTGGGGGAGGAGATGACTCCTTCAACACCTTCTTCAGTGAGACAGGGGCTGGCAAGCATGTGCCCCGGGCAGTGTTCGTAGACCTGGAACCCACAGTCATCG ATGAGGTTCGCACTGGCACCTACCGCCAGCTCTTCCACCCTGAGCAGCTCATCACAGGCAAGGAAGATGCTGCCAATAACTACGCCCGTGGCCACTACACCATTGGCAAGGAGATCATCGACCTTGTCTTGGACAGGATTCGCAAGCTG GCTGACCAGTGCACGGGTCTCCAGGGCTTCTTGGTTTTCCACAGCTTTGGTGGGGGAACTGGCTCTGGCTTCACCTCCCTGCTGATGGAACGGCTCTCTGTTGATTACGGAAAGAAGTCCAAGCTGGAATTCTCCATCTACCCAGCCCCCCAGGTTTCCACTGCTGTGGTTGAGCCCTACAATTCCATCCTCACCACCCACACCACCCTGGAGCACTCTGATTGTGCCTTCATGGTAGACAATGAGGCCATCTATGACATCTGTCGTAGAAACCTCGACATTGAGCGCCCAACCTACACTAACCTTAACCGCCTTATTAGCCAGATTGTGTCTTCCATCACTGCTTCCCTCAGATTTGATGGGGCCCTGAATGTTGATCTGACAGAATTCCAGACCAACCTGGTACCCTACCCTCGTATCCACTTCCCTCTGGCCACCTATGCTCCTGTCATCTCTGCTGAGAAAGCCTACCATGAGCAGCTTTCTGTAGCAGAGATCACTAATGCCTGCTTTGAGCCAGCCAACCAGATGGTGAAATGTGACCCTCGCCATGGTAAATACATGGCTTGCTGCCTGCTGTACCGTGGTGATGTGGTTCCCAAAGATGTCAATGCTGCCATTGCCACCATCAAGACCAAGCGCAGCATCCAGTTTGTGGACTGGTGTCCCACTGGCTTCAAGGTTGGCATTAATTACCAGCCTCCCACTGTGGTACCTGGTGGTGACCTGGCCAAGGTCCAGAGAGCTGTGTGCATGCTGAGCAACACCACAGCCATTGCTGAGGCCTGGGCCCGCCTAGATCACAAGTTTGATCTGATGTATGCCAAGCGTGCCTTTGTGCACTGGTATGTGGGTGAGGGCATGGAGGAGGGAGAGTTCTCTGAGGCCCGTGAGGACATGGCTGCCCTGGAGAAGGATTATGAGGAGGTTGGTGTGGATTCTGTGGAAGGCGAGggtgaggaagaaggagaggaataCTAA
- the LOC117718493 gene encoding tubulin alpha-1A chain, which translates to MRECISIHVGQAGVQIGNACWELYCLEHGIQPDGQMPSDKTIGGGDDSFNTFFSETGAGKHVPRAVFVDLEPTVIDEVRTGTYRQLFHPEQLITGKEDAANNYARGHYTIGKEIIDLVLDRIRKLADQCTGLQGFLVFHSFGGGTGSGFTSLLMERLSVDYGKKSKLEFSIYPAPQVSTAVVEPYNSILTTHTTLEHSDCAFMVDNEAIYDICRRNLDIERPTYTNLNRLIGQIVSSITASLRFDGALNVDLTEFQTNLVPYPRIHFPLATYAPVISAEKAYHEQLSVAEITNACFEPANQMVKCDPRHGKYMACCLLYRGDVVPKDVNAAIATIKTKRTIQFVDWCPTGFKVGINYQPPTVVPGGDLAKVQRAVCMLSNTTAIAEAWARLDHKFDLMYAKRAFVHWYVGEGMEEGEFSEAREDMAALEKDYEEVGVDSVEGEGEEEGEEY; encoded by the exons ATG CGTGAGTGCATCTCCATCCACGTTGGCCAGGCTGGTGTCCAGATCGGCAATGCCTGCTGGGAGCTCTACTGCCTGGAACATGGCATCCAGCCTGATGGCCAGATGCCAAGTGACAAGACCATTGGGGGAGGAGATGACTCCTTCAACACCTTCTTCAGTGAGACAGGGGCTGGCAAGCATGTGCCCCGGGCAGTGTTCGTAGACCTGGAACCCACAGTTATCG ATGAGGTTCGCACTGGCACCTACCGCCAGCTCTTCCACCCTGAGCAGCTCATCACAGGCAAGGAAGATGCTGCCAATAACTACGCCCGTGGCCACTACACCATTGGCAAGGAGATCATCGACCTTGTCTTGGACAGGATTCGCAAGCTG GCTGACCAGTGCACGGGTCTCCAGGGCTTCTTGGTTTTCCACAGCTTTGGTGGGGGAACTGGCTCTGGCTTCACCTCCCTGCTGATGGAACGGCTCTCTGTAGATTACGGAAAGAAGTCCAAGCTGGAATTCTCCATCTACCCAGCCCCCCAGGTTTCCACTGCTGTGGTTGAGCCCTACAATTCCATCCTCACCACCCACACCACCCTGGAGCACTCTGATTGTGCCTTCATGGTAGACAATGAGGCCATCTATGACATCTGTCGTAGAAACCTCGACATTGAGCGCCCAACCTACACTAACCTAAACAGGTTGATAGGTCAAATTGTGTCTTCTATCACTGCTTCCCTCAGATTTGATGGGGCCCTGAATGTTGATCTGACAGAATTCCAGACCAACCTGGTACCCTACCCTCGTATCCACTTCCCTCTGGCCACCTATGCCCCTGTCATCTCTGCTGAGAAAGCCTACCATGAGCAGCTTTCTGTAGCAGAGATCACTAATGCCTGCTTTGAGCCAGCCAACCAGATGGTGAAATGTGACCCTCGCCATGGTAAATACATGGCTTGCTGCCTGCTGTACCGTGGTGATGTGGTTCCCAAAGATGTCAATGCCGCCATTGCCACCATCAAGACCAAGCGTACCATCCAGTTTGTGGACTGGTGTCCCACTGGCTTCAAGGTTGGCATTAATTACCAGCCTCCCACTGTGGTACCTGGTGGTGACCTGGCCAAGGTCCAGAGAGCTGTGTGCATGCTGAGCAACACCACAGCCATTGCTGAGGCCTGGGCCCGCCTAGATCACAAGTTTGATCTGATGTATGCCAAGCGTGCCTTTGTGCACTGGTATGTGGGTGAGGGCATGGAGGAGGGAGAGTTCTCTGAGGCCCGTGAGGACATGGCTGCCCTGGAGAAGGATTATGAGGAGGTTGGTGTGGATTCTGTGGAAGGCGAGggtgaggaagaaggagaggaataCTAA